The proteins below come from a single Deinococcus sp. Leaf326 genomic window:
- the rsmI gene encoding 16S rRNA (cytidine(1402)-2'-O)-methyltransferase, with protein sequence MSGATELPAGARVWLVPTPVGNLGDITLRAMEVLRGADAVACEDTRRTGALLSHLGIGRPLVRLDAHTMHRAPAVLEKYPRLAYVSDAGTPGLSDPGAELVAAAIAAEIPVEVLPGATALVPALVLSGLPAGRFTYEGFLPRSGRERKERLAAIAARAETSVLYESPHRLHATLEDLAAACGEARPASVTRELSKKFEETRRGPLAELVAWAAGGVRGEIVLTVGGRPPEEAAADVPDHAALARTWAGEGLGVRDIRERLMAAGLRKNDAYTLALQVTAP encoded by the coding sequence CTGTCCGGGGCGACCGAGCTGCCTGCCGGCGCGCGGGTGTGGCTGGTGCCCACGCCGGTCGGCAACCTGGGCGACATCACCCTGCGGGCTATGGAAGTGCTGCGCGGCGCCGACGCGGTCGCCTGCGAGGACACCCGGCGCACGGGCGCGCTGCTGTCTCACCTGGGCATCGGGCGGCCACTGGTGCGGCTCGACGCCCACACCATGCACCGGGCGCCCGCGGTCCTCGAAAAATACCCCCGGCTCGCCTATGTCTCCGACGCAGGCACCCCGGGCCTGAGCGATCCCGGTGCGGAGCTGGTCGCGGCAGCCATCGCGGCTGAGATCCCGGTTGAGGTGCTGCCCGGCGCGACGGCCCTGGTGCCTGCGCTGGTGCTCTCGGGGCTGCCGGCGGGCCGCTTTACCTACGAGGGCTTCTTGCCCCGCAGCGGCCGTGAGCGCAAGGAGCGCCTGGCGGCCATCGCCGCGCGCGCCGAGACGAGCGTGCTGTACGAGAGCCCCCACCGCCTGCATGCCACCCTGGAGGACTTGGCGGCCGCATGTGGCGAGGCGCGCCCCGCCAGCGTGACCCGCGAACTCTCCAAGAAATTCGAGGAGACGCGCCGGGGCCCCCTGGCCGAGCTGGTCGCCTGGGCTGCCGGGGGCGTGCGCGGCGAGATCGTGCTGACGGTGGGGGGCCGCCCGCCCGAGGAGGCCGCCGCCGACGTCCCCGACCACGCCGCACTGGCCCGCACCTGGGCCGGCGAGGGCCTGGGGGTCAGGGATATACGTGAGCGCCTGATGGCGGCGGGTTTGCGTAAGAATGACGCTTACACGCTAGCGCTTCAGGTCACGGCGCCCTGA
- a CDS encoding 23S rRNA (pseudouridine(1915)-N(3))-methyltransferase RlmH, with the protein MRLHLITVGEPKLAYARSGWDEYEKRLRRYHKLQVSRVSGKTQAAESEAVRRAAGRAPLILLDPRGRQYSSEDLSAYLDAQGLAGHGELALAIGGPEGHTDDLRVGAHALWSLGLLTLPHDLAMLVMVEALYRAATISAGEPYHRG; encoded by the coding sequence ATGCGGCTGCACCTGATCACTGTCGGAGAACCGAAACTCGCCTATGCCCGCAGTGGCTGGGACGAGTACGAGAAACGGCTGCGGCGCTACCACAAACTTCAGGTTAGCCGCGTATCCGGCAAGACCCAGGCCGCCGAGAGCGAGGCCGTGCGCCGGGCGGCGGGCCGCGCGCCCCTGATCCTGCTCGATCCGCGCGGACGGCAGTACAGCAGCGAGGACCTGAGCGCGTATCTGGACGCCCAGGGTCTCGCGGGGCACGGCGAACTGGCCCTCGCCATCGGTGGCCCCGAAGGTCACACGGACGACCTGCGCGTCGGAGCACACGCCCTATGGAGCCTGGGCCTGCTGACCCTACCCCACGACCTCGCCATGCTGGTGATGGTCGAGGCCCTTTACCGCGCCGCGACCATCAGCGCGGGCGAGCCCTACCACCGGGGGTGA